From the Halalkalicoccus sp. CGA53 genome, one window contains:
- a CDS encoding histidine kinase, whose protein sequence is MSTTTRTESETTTDSTPTLPAWQAGGAGGLAGALAFGTMMAMMTPAMLSEMIPAMYGLEGGLVGWIVHMSHGAAIGVAFAALASAGPLREYTATTGGAAVAGLVYGIAVWALLAVIVMPIWLGMPEMVPNLDVGSLVGHSLYGVLLGIVYGALT, encoded by the coding sequence ATGAGTACCACAACTCGAACCGAATCGGAGACGACGACCGACTCGACGCCGACGCTCCCGGCGTGGCAAGCGGGCGGCGCGGGAGGGCTGGCCGGCGCACTCGCCTTCGGCACTATGATGGCGATGATGACGCCAGCGATGCTCTCGGAAATGATCCCGGCGATGTACGGCCTCGAGGGCGGTCTCGTGGGCTGGATCGTCCACATGTCACACGGCGCGGCCATCGGCGTCGCGTTCGCCGCACTCGCGTCGGCCGGACCGCTCCGCGAGTACACCGCGACGACCGGCGGCGCGGCAGTCGCCGGCCTCGTCTACGGGATCGCCGTCTGGGCGTTGCTCGCGGTGATCGTGATGCCGATCTGGCTCGGGATGCCCGAGATGGTGCCGAATCTCGACGTGGGCAGTCTCGTGGGCCACTCGCTCTACGGCGTCCTGCTCGGGATCGTCTACGGGGCGCTCACCTGA